The following DNA comes from Chromatiales bacterium.
TCCGGGCCACCACCATCGAGCGCTGGCTCGGCGGGCAATGCGCCGTCGTGCGCGCAATGCCCAACACGCCCGCGCTGATCGGATCCGGCGCGACCGGCGTCTTCGCGAACACGCGCGTCGATCCACAGGGGCGCCAGTTGGCATCGGAGTTGTTCGAGGCGGTGGGGATCATTCGGTGGGTCGACGAAGAACGCGACCTTGACTCGGTCACGGCGCTTTCCGGCAGTGGACCTGCGTACTTCTTCTATCTGGCCGAGTTGCTGGAACGCGCCGCGGTCAGCCAGGGGCTGGACCCTGAATCCGCACGAGCGCTCTGCGTGCAGACTGCAATAGGTGCGGCGCAGATGCTCAGAGACTCTGGCGAGTCTGCCGCCGCTCTTCGTGGCCGGGTGACGTCACCAGGCGGAACAACCCATGCTGCGATCGAAACATTTCGTGCAAACGGGATCGAGGGAATTGTCGAATTGGCCTTGGAAGCCGCCCGTGCCCGTTCCGCCGAGCTGGGCAGGCAGTTTGACCAGAAGCCCCAATGAACGGATACCTGACCAACCCGCTGATTTTTCTCGTTTCCGTAGTCTTTGGCCTGTACGCGCTGGCTCTGTTACTACGTTTCCTGTTGCAGGTTGTTCGCGCGGACTTCTACAACCCCCTGTCACAGTTTTTGGTGCGAATCACCAATCCGGTGGTGCGCCCGGCGCGCAGGCTGATCCCGGGGCTCGGCGGGCTCGATCTTGCAAGCCTCTTGCTGGCTTGGCTCGTCAAGTCCTTGGAAATCGCACTGCTCATCGTGCTTACCGAAACAGCCGCAAACCCGTTGCGGGCGTTCGCATGGGCAATTCCCGATCTTGTCGAGCTGACGATATTCGTCTTTCTCGTGGCACTTTTCGTGCGCGTGGTTCTCAGCTGGATCAACGGCGGCGGCTACAACTTGGCCGCAACTGTCATCTATGATCTGACCTCTCCGCTTCTACGACCGATTCGCCGCTGGCTGCCGAGCGACACCGGCGGAATCGACTTCTCGCCACTCGTCGCTGGAGTGGTGCTGATGCTCGGTTGGTATTTGATCCTTCCGCCGCTTCGTGCCATCACCGGCACCGGCTGATCCATGCGACACACCGGGTGCTGTTCCGATAGAACCGGCGTCAACAAAACGAGAAAAGCCCCCGCCGCGAACCCGCGACGGGGGCCGTATTAAAAGCCTGGCAGTGACCTACTCTCACATGGGGAGACCCCACACTACCATCGGCGCTGAGCCGTTTCACTTCTGAGTTCGGGATGGGTTCAGGTGGTTCCAACTCGCTATGGCCGCCAGGCAAACCTTTTTAGGACCGGCAATGCCAATCCACAAATTCGAAGTTGCGAGCACAAGCTGTGCGGACATTTGCGCCCGGCGGCAAACCGCTCGGGTGTTATATGGTCAAGCCG
Coding sequences within:
- a CDS encoding pyrroline-5-carboxylate reductase, giving the protein MSERRRMGFIGGGNMARALIGGLIRAGYDPKQISVSDPLAPARDALAHDFSITTLVDNRQLAAECDLLVLAVKPQAARPVIEDISAVFQAGHQTVVSIMAGIRATTIERWLGGQCAVVRAMPNTPALIGSGATGVFANTRVDPQGRQLASELFEAVGIIRWVDEERDLDSVTALSGSGPAYFFYLAELLERAAVSQGLDPESARALCVQTAIGAAQMLRDSGESAAALRGRVTSPGGTTHAAIETFRANGIEGIVELALEAARARSAELGRQFDQKPQ
- a CDS encoding YggT family protein, with the protein product MNGYLTNPLIFLVSVVFGLYALALLLRFLLQVVRADFYNPLSQFLVRITNPVVRPARRLIPGLGGLDLASLLLAWLVKSLEIALLIVLTETAANPLRAFAWAIPDLVELTIFVFLVALFVRVVLSWINGGGYNLAATVIYDLTSPLLRPIRRWLPSDTGGIDFSPLVAGVVLMLGWYLILPPLRAITGTG